The proteins below are encoded in one region of Blochmannia endosymbiont of Camponotus (Colobopsis) obliquus:
- the lpxA gene encoding acyl-ACP--UDP-N-acetylglucosamine O-acyltransferase, with translation MIHHSAFIHPSTIIEEGAVIHANVYIGPFCFIGSHVEIGARTLLKSHIVINGITYIGEDNQIYQFASLGEINQDLKYYGENTRTEIGNHNLIRENVSIHRGTVRGGKITRIGNNNLLMINVHVAHDCMIGNYCVMANNVTLGGHVVIDDYAIIGGMTAIHQFCIIGSYVMIGGCSGVAQDVPPFVIAHGNHAKPFGLNIKGLKRKGFDRAALRAITSAYKILYRSNNTIECAKLKLEFLSIKYPIIKTFVDFLFRSKRGIIR, from the coding sequence GTGATTCATCATTCCGCTTTTATACATCCTAGTACTATTATTGAGGAAGGCGCTGTTATTCATGCTAATGTGTATATAGGACCATTTTGTTTTATTGGTTCACATGTTGAAATAGGAGCTCGTACATTACTTAAATCTCATATTGTAATAAATGGCATTACTTATATTGGTGAAGATAATCAAATATATCAATTTGCTTCTCTTGGTGAAATAAATCAAGATTTAAAGTATTATGGAGAAAATACTCGTACAGAAATTGGCAATCATAATTTAATTAGAGAAAATGTTAGTATTCATCGCGGAACTGTACGTGGCGGGAAAATAACTCGAATAGGTAATAATAATTTATTAATGATTAATGTACATGTTGCACATGATTGTATGATTGGTAATTATTGTGTTATGGCTAATAATGTTACTTTAGGAGGTCATGTAGTAATTGATGATTATGCTATTATTGGTGGTATGACTGCAATACATCAATTTTGTATTATTGGATCTTATGTTATGATAGGTGGCTGTTCTGGTGTAGCTCAAGATGTTCCGCCATTTGTGATTGCTCATGGTAATCATGCAAAGCCTTTTGGATTAAATATTAAAGGGTTGAAAAGAAAAGGTTTTGATCGCGCTGCATTACGTGCAATTACTTCTGCTTATAAAATTCTTTACCGTAGTAATAATACAATTGAATGTGCTAAATTAAAGTTGGAATTTTTATCTATAAAATATCCAATTATAAAAACTTTTGTTGATTTTTTATTTCGATCTAAACGTGGAATTATTCGTTAA
- the lpxB gene encoding lipid-A-disaccharide synthase, producing MMSSRSVIIGLVAGEVSGDILGAGLMRALRSHLSNVRFVGVAGPRMQAEGMEVWYNIQELSVMGIIEVIVRIPRILYIRYDLIRRFSILKPDVFIGIDAPDFTISLERSLKKRGIITIHYVSPSIWAWRKKRIFKIGLATHNILSCLPFEKRLYDKFNIPCQFIGHTLADLLPLDPNKDAARRELNIPVNAYCLALLPGSRKSEVKMLSDIFLRCAKLLNKHFYNLNILVPLSNQALINQFLKVYSKDMTLRILSHYSSYQVMVAADIALLASGTATLECMLAKCPMVVGYRLRFLTFVLAKFLVKTPWISLPNLLAGSELVKEFIQDKCRSEYLADALITLSKDHARRVILQKIFRELHQQIRCNADEQAANAVLKFID from the coding sequence ATTATGTCGTCACGATCTGTTATTATAGGACTAGTAGCTGGTGAAGTTTCAGGTGATATCCTTGGAGCTGGTCTTATGCGTGCATTACGCAGTCATTTATCAAATGTGCGTTTTGTTGGTGTTGCAGGTCCACGTATGCAAGCCGAGGGTATGGAAGTTTGGTATAATATACAAGAATTATCAGTCATGGGTATTATAGAAGTAATAGTACGGATACCACGTATTTTATATATCCGTTATGATTTAATTCGTCGTTTTTCTATTTTGAAACCTGATGTTTTTATTGGTATTGATGCTCCAGATTTTACAATTTCATTAGAAAGAAGTTTGAAAAAACGTGGTATTATTACTATTCATTATGTTAGCCCATCTATATGGGCTTGGAGAAAAAAGAGAATATTTAAAATAGGTTTAGCTACGCATAATATTTTGTCTTGTTTACCTTTTGAAAAGAGATTATACGATAAATTTAATATACCTTGTCAATTTATTGGTCATACTTTAGCTGATTTATTACCATTAGATCCAAATAAAGACGCGGCGCGTCGTGAATTAAATATTCCTGTTAATGCTTATTGTTTAGCATTGTTGCCTGGTAGTAGAAAAAGTGAAGTTAAAATGTTATCTGATATTTTTTTACGTTGTGCTAAATTATTGAATAAACATTTTTATAATCTTAACATTTTGGTGCCATTAAGTAATCAAGCGTTAATTAATCAGTTTTTAAAAGTTTATTCAAAAGATATGACATTACGTATTTTAAGTCATTATTCATCATATCAAGTAATGGTTGCTGCTGATATAGCATTATTAGCATCAGGTACAGCTACTTTGGAATGTATGTTAGCTAAGTGTCCTATGGTAGTTGGTTATCGTTTAAGATTTTTAACGTTTGTATTAGCAAAATTTTTAGTTAAAACTCCTTGGATATCTTTACCCAATTTATTAGCTGGAAGTGAATTGGTAAAAGAATTTATTCAAGACAAATGTCGATCTGAATATTTGGCGGATGCATTAATTACTTTATCAAAAGATCATGCAAGGCGTGTTATATTACAAAAAATTTTTCGTGAATTACATCAACAGATTCGTTGTAATGCGGATGAACAGGCGGCAAATGCAGTGTTGAAATTTATTGATTAA
- the lpxD gene encoding UDP-3-O-(3-hydroxymyristoyl)glucosamine N-acyltransferase: MFPIKLSNLVQILGARLHGDGDIIITGIASIVNAHPGQITYLSDVRLRKRLLSCRASAVLLSEKDLKLCKSAAVIVNDPYLAYGKIAQLINTFSSPEAVSNVGVGVALASDVVCGQRVVIGANVTIDTGVILGDDVNIGPGAVIGKNTQIGAGTYILANVTIYHGVKIGKCCVIQSGTVIGSDGFGYANDCKNWIKIPQLGTVIIGDRVEIGSCTTIDRGTLDDTTISDGVIIDNQCHIAHNVVIGKNTAIAGGVIMAGSLTIGKYCRIGGASVINGHIKICDKVTITGMSMVMKNITKPGVYSSGVPVQPNKIWRKTAVLVMNINDINKRIKIIEQKLVKD, from the coding sequence ATGTTTCCAATTAAATTATCTAATTTAGTTCAGATTTTGGGAGCTCGCTTACATGGAGATGGTGATATCATAATTACTGGCATTGCTTCTATAGTAAATGCTCATCCTGGTCAAATTACTTATTTATCAGATGTAAGGTTGCGTAAAAGACTTCTTTCTTGCCGTGCTTCAGCAGTTCTTCTGTCCGAGAAAGATTTAAAATTGTGTAAAAGCGCGGCAGTTATAGTTAATGACCCTTATCTTGCTTATGGCAAGATTGCACAATTGATAAATACTTTTTCTTCTCCAGAAGCAGTAAGTAATGTTGGAGTTGGTGTTGCTTTAGCATCAGACGTTGTGTGTGGTCAAAGAGTTGTGATTGGTGCTAATGTCACTATTGATACTGGAGTAATATTAGGTGATGATGTAAATATTGGACCGGGTGCTGTTATAGGTAAAAATACACAAATAGGTGCAGGAACATATATTTTGGCTAATGTTACTATATATCATGGGGTTAAAATAGGTAAATGTTGTGTGATACAATCTGGTACGGTTATTGGAAGTGATGGGTTTGGTTATGCTAATGATTGTAAAAATTGGATTAAAATTCCTCAATTAGGTACAGTGATCATTGGTGATCGAGTAGAAATAGGATCTTGCACAACAATTGATCGTGGTACATTAGATGATACTACTATTAGCGATGGGGTTATTATAGATAATCAATGTCATATTGCACATAATGTAGTGATTGGTAAAAATACTGCGATTGCTGGTGGGGTAATTATGGCTGGTAGTTTAACTATAGGTAAATATTGTAGGATAGGTGGTGCAAGTGTTATTAATGGTCATATTAAAATTTGTGATAAAGTAACAATTACCGGTATGAGTATGGTAATGAAAAATATTACTAAACCTGGTGTATATTCTTCAGGAGTTCCAGTACAACCAAATAAAATATGGCGAAAAACTGCAGTATTAGTCATGAATATAAATGATATTAATAAGAGAATAAAAATTATTGAGCAAAAATTAGTTAAAGATTGA
- a CDS encoding OmpH family outer membrane protein — translation MLQFSMVFASDKIAVVSISDIFQHSVHREKVAKQLEDEFKDRAVELQVMERDLQEKMHNFQRDFSNMDAHEREMLEKSVMAQREDFSNKAKAFQQDNHYRQTEERDKILNIIHDAVKKVAVKEGYDVVFDASAVAYVHNVKDITNDVLKRIK, via the coding sequence ATGTTACAGTTTTCTATGGTTTTTGCTTCAGATAAAATTGCAGTAGTTAGTATATCTGATATTTTTCAACATTCTGTTCATCGTGAAAAAGTGGCTAAACAACTTGAAGATGAGTTTAAGGATCGTGCAGTTGAATTACAAGTTATGGAACGCGATTTACAAGAAAAAATGCATAATTTTCAACGTGATTTTTCTAATATGGATGCTCATGAACGCGAGATGTTGGAAAAATCAGTAATGGCGCAACGTGAAGATTTTTCTAATAAAGCAAAGGCTTTTCAACAAGATAATCATTATCGTCAAACAGAAGAACGTGATAAAATATTGAACATTATTCACGATGCCGTGAAAAAAGTAGCTGTAAAAGAGGGTTATGATGTGGTTTTTGATGCTAGTGCAGTAGCTTACGTACATAATGTTAAAGATATTACTAATGATGTATTAAAACGGATTAAATGA
- the fabZ gene encoding 3-hydroxyacyl-ACP dehydratase FabZ: MTVDSDILHIEEVLDLLPHRFPFLLIDRVLNFEQGKFLKAVKNVTFNEPFFQGHFPGRPIFPGVLILEAMAQATGILAFKSFGKLKSGELYYFAAIDEARFKRPVEPGDQMIIEVKFIKERRGIARFKGVVQVSNEMVCEALMMCARRRET; this comes from the coding sequence TTGACAGTTGATTCCGATATTTTGCATATTGAAGAAGTATTAGATCTTTTACCCCATCGATTTCCATTTTTATTAATCGATCGTGTGTTAAATTTTGAACAAGGAAAATTTTTAAAAGCAGTGAAAAATGTTACTTTTAATGAACCATTTTTTCAAGGACATTTTCCAGGTAGGCCTATTTTTCCGGGTGTATTAATTTTAGAAGCTATGGCTCAAGCGACAGGTATTTTAGCATTTAAAAGTTTTGGTAAACTGAAGTCGGGTGAACTGTATTATTTTGCTGCTATAGATGAAGCTAGATTTAAACGTCCAGTTGAACCTGGAGATCAAATGATAATTGAAGTTAAATTTATTAAAGAACGTCGTGGTATTGCACGTTTTAAGGGTGTTGTGCAAGTTAGTAATGAAATGGTTTGTGAAGCATTAATGATGTGTGCACGTCGTAGAGAGACTTAA
- the rnhB gene encoding ribonuclease HII, protein MYFFGSMSNKLIAGVDEVGRGSLVGAVVAAAVILDPKKLIFGLKDSKRLNEKTRLSLYKNIIKYSISWGMGRAEKEEVDDLNVFQATMLAMQRAVMNLSVLPDYVLVDGNRSPLFPMPSRAIIKGDNKIMSISAASILAKVNRDKEMIALDLQFPEYGFSKNKGYPTVFHLTKLALHGPTIHHRYSFSSVKRYCN, encoded by the coding sequence ATGTATTTTTTTGGTAGTATGTCAAATAAGTTAATTGCTGGCGTTGACGAGGTTGGTCGTGGGTCTTTAGTTGGTGCAGTAGTTGCTGCTGCTGTTATTTTGGATCCTAAAAAGTTAATATTTGGATTAAAGGATTCTAAAAGATTAAATGAAAAAACACGTCTTTCTTTGTACAAAAATATAATTAAATATTCAATTTCTTGGGGTATGGGTCGTGCTGAAAAAGAAGAAGTAGATGATTTAAATGTTTTTCAAGCGACCATGTTAGCAATGCAACGTGCTGTAATGAATCTGTCGGTACTGCCGGATTATGTATTAGTAGATGGCAACCGATCTCCATTATTTCCTATGCCTTCTAGGGCAATAATAAAAGGAGATAATAAAATTATGTCGATAAGTGCTGCATCAATTTTAGCTAAAGTTAATCGTGATAAAGAAATGATTGCATTGGACTTACAGTTTCCGGAATATGGTTTTTCTAAAAATAAAGGGTATCCTACTGTTTTTCATTTAACAAAATTAGCGTTGCATGGGCCTACTATACATCATAGATATAGTTTTAGTTCAGTTAAAAGGTATTGTAATTAA
- the bamA gene encoding outer membrane protein assembly factor BamA, whose translation MTVRQLFIIILIFGYNNILHAQQFVVENIVFEGLQRIDIKTALSNIPVCIGDILDSDDFSKIIKSLFATGKFENIQVLNIDNSILVKVIERPVIANITFHGNEIIQEDVLKDILELQNIRIGSMLNSFAVIKAEKDLNDFYYSIGKFQAIIRIIVTSLVRNRVNLKVVCNEGKSSKIKQININGNYDFNNHQLLSNFQFYNAHWWWSFIKHDEYQNQKLFNDLYFLRNFYLSKGYARFNICSTQINLTPSKDDVYVTLYVNEGVKYVFSDIVIKCHALSFFPQINKLVNINKGELYNNLRIERIKNDIKCLLGNNGYIYPNISINEKIDDFNKEVELEILIDIGNKFYVRKIIFEGNYLTQDKVLRQEMKQIEGTCYNNNFVEQGKERLERLGYFDVVEIQVERISDISDQVDVIYRVKERNTGSMNVNLGMGTESGINFQFGIQEENWLGTGNIFSFNGVKNNYQIYTEFSMFNPYFTIGGVSLGGKLFYNDFNANHTELADYDLKSYGVDINIGFPIREYHSLNLGIDYVYNNLSSMKPQVVIWRYLKTNDMMPKIMFNTQFDTNLNFSVRDVFLVLGWHYNRLNRGYFPTCGVCARFSSKITTPGSDNEYLKIIYDSDCYVPLNSDATWVLMHRIRIGHSIGMHNKDTPFYDNFYAGGVNSIRGFRSNTVGPKAAYYKFNGNDSNYDECTIENSSDAIGGNAIAVIKGELIVPMPFSHLKNIGKIVRTSLFLDIGSVWDTVWRDTVNTRAAGILNYSSSRNVRISSGIAIQWLSPFGPVILSYAQLHKKYAGDQLEQFQFNIGKTW comes from the coding sequence ATAACGGTGAGGCAATTATTCATAATTATATTAATTTTTGGTTATAATAATATATTACATGCTCAACAGTTTGTAGTAGAGAATATTGTTTTTGAAGGATTGCAACGTATTGATATAAAAACAGCTTTATCTAATATTCCTGTTTGCATAGGTGACATACTGGATAGTGATGATTTTAGTAAAATTATTAAATCTTTATTTGCTACAGGTAAATTTGAAAATATTCAAGTATTAAATATTGATAATTCAATTTTGGTTAAAGTTATTGAACGTCCTGTGATTGCTAACATTACTTTTCATGGTAATGAAATAATACAGGAGGATGTTTTGAAAGATATTCTAGAGTTACAAAATATACGAATTGGTAGTATGTTGAATTCTTTTGCTGTAATAAAAGCAGAAAAAGATTTGAATGATTTTTATTATAGTATTGGTAAATTTCAAGCAATAATCAGAATTATCGTTACGTCCCTTGTTAGGAATCGTGTTAATTTAAAAGTTGTTTGTAATGAAGGTAAATCGTCTAAAATAAAACAGATTAATATTAATGGTAATTATGATTTTAATAATCATCAGTTATTATCTAATTTTCAGTTTTATAATGCACATTGGTGGTGGAGTTTTATTAAGCATGATGAATATCAAAATCAAAAGTTGTTTAATGATTTATATTTTTTACGTAATTTTTATTTAAGTAAGGGTTACGCTAGATTTAATATTTGTTCTACTCAAATTAATTTAACACCTAGTAAGGATGATGTGTATGTTACTTTATATGTTAATGAAGGGGTTAAATATGTATTTTCAGACATTGTGATCAAATGTCACGCATTGTCATTTTTTCCTCAAATTAATAAATTAGTTAATATTAATAAGGGTGAATTGTATAATAACTTAAGAATTGAAAGGATAAAGAATGATATTAAATGTTTATTAGGTAATAACGGTTATATATATCCTAATATATCAATCAATGAAAAGATTGATGATTTTAATAAAGAAGTGGAATTAGAAATTTTGATAGACATAGGTAATAAGTTTTATGTTCGTAAAATAATTTTTGAGGGAAATTATCTTACACAGGATAAAGTGTTGCGTCAGGAGATGAAACAAATAGAAGGAACATGTTATAATAATAATTTTGTGGAACAAGGTAAAGAACGCTTAGAACGTCTTGGATATTTTGATGTAGTTGAAATACAAGTAGAACGTATATCCGATATATCAGATCAAGTAGATGTAATTTACAGAGTAAAAGAACGTAATACTGGTAGCATGAATGTTAATTTAGGCATGGGTACTGAAAGTGGTATTAATTTTCAGTTCGGGATACAAGAAGAAAATTGGTTAGGTACAGGTAATATTTTTAGTTTTAATGGTGTTAAAAATAATTATCAAATTTATACAGAATTTTCGATGTTTAATCCTTATTTTACTATAGGCGGTGTAAGTTTAGGTGGAAAATTATTTTATAATGATTTTAATGCAAATCATACTGAATTAGCAGACTATGATTTGAAAAGTTATGGTGTAGATATAAACATTGGTTTTCCTATCAGAGAATATCATTCGTTGAATTTAGGCATAGATTATGTATATAATAATTTAAGTAGTATGAAACCTCAGGTAGTAATATGGCGTTATTTAAAAACAAACGATATGATGCCAAAAATTATGTTTAATACACAATTTGATACTAATTTAAATTTTAGTGTTAGGGATGTTTTTTTAGTTCTTGGTTGGCATTATAACAGATTAAATCGTGGTTATTTTCCTACATGTGGGGTATGCGCTCGTTTTTCTAGTAAAATTACGACTCCAGGTTCTGATAATGAATATTTAAAAATTATTTATGATTCTGACTGTTATGTGCCTTTAAATAGTGATGCTACTTGGGTTCTTATGCACCGTATACGTATCGGGCATTCTATTGGAATGCATAATAAAGATACGCCTTTTTATGATAATTTTTATGCAGGAGGTGTCAATAGTATCCGTGGATTCAGATCTAATACTGTTGGTCCCAAAGCAGCATACTATAAATTTAATGGTAATGATAGTAATTATGATGAATGTACGATAGAAAATTCTAGTGATGCTATAGGTGGTAATGCAATAGCTGTTATTAAAGGTGAATTGATAGTGCCTATGCCTTTTTCGCATTTAAAAAATATTGGCAAGATAGTACGCACTTCTTTGTTTTTAGATATAGGTAGTGTTTGGGATACTGTTTGGAGAGATACAGTTAATACTCGTGCTGCTGGTATTTTGAATTATAGTAGTTCAAGAAATGTTAGAATATCTAGTGGTATTGCTATACAGTGGTTATCTCCTTTTGGACCGGTTATTTTATCTTATGCACAGTTGCATAAGAAATATGCAGGAGATCAGTTAGAACAATTTCAATTTAATATTGGTAAAACATGGTAA